GGATTGTTACCTTTACGGCTTGCTCCGGCAACGGGGCGTGCCGTGCGTGCTTTATTCAGACTGTCCAGTGTGTTGTCTACCACCTGATTCACATCTTTCATTGGAGAAGCAATGTTGTTTTGTGCCTGCATCTGCAAGCTGCATATGATGGCTGTGAGCCAGCATAAGCAGTGAAATACCTTGTTTTTCATTTACCTGATAAATAATGCTCTTATTTTAACTTGTAAACTTCTGTACCTGCTAATAGGAAACATCCTACACCATAATCTTTCAAAATCGGGAACACTTTTGTAAGTTACCGGCTGCCCGTCTTTCGGTTCTTTGCCTGTTCCTTGTACATAGCCCAAGAAACCATTCGGATGAACTGCCTCTTTTACCATTGCATTCCATGCTTTCAGTGCAACAGGGAGATATTCTTTACGGTCGAGTAATCCGTTGCGGATTCCCCATGCCATTCCGTATACAAACAAGGCTGTGCCCGAAGTTTCTTTACCTCCGAAATTGCTTTCATCGTGGAGGCTTACGTTCCAGAAGCCGTCTGTACGCTGACATTGCTTCAAGGCTTTGCTCATGGTCAGGAAGTCATTGATATAGTCCTGACGATGTGTTTCGTCAGCGGGGATTTCATCCAATACACGCACAAGGGCTGCATATACCCAACCGTTTCCTCTGGACCAGTAGCAGTTCTTGCCGTTCGGCTCTTTGTAAGGAGGATCAAAATCCTGATCGCGCCACCATAATCCTTCTTTGGCATTGTACATACCGGCTTCTCCTTCTGTGTTGCGGGTATAGGAATACAGATCCCACATTTTGTCATAGTACTTTTGTTCGCCGGTCATCTTGCCAAACTTGGCATAAATCGGCATTGCCATTTGTATAGCGTCAATCCAGTCCCAATCATTTACTTGCGGAGTATTTACGACCATATCGATGCTGGCTTTTATATTCCGGATCATGTTAGGGTCGGAGGGACACATATTATATAGGTCAATGTAAACTTGTCCGCAGCATTGGTCATCCGCATTGCGGGTCGTGTTTCCATTACGCATTCCCCATTTGTGGAAATTCGCCCAATCGTATGTATAGCTATAATAATCTTCGCGCGGGTAAATGCTATATAAAGCTATCAGCCCTTCATAATATACTCCGCGAGTCCAGATATTGCTGGGGCGAACTCTGCCAAAAAACGAGGGTAGGGTATAATCGGCATACTTTTTCATAAAGTAGTCGTTTACTTTTACGATGGTTGCCAAAGTCTCCTTTTGTTCGGGCAACTCTTGCGCACCGGCTGAACCGGCAGACATGCTACTCAGGAGAGTTGCTGTAATAAATGAGAGGAGTAATTTCTTCATGGTATAAAAACTGTTTATAAATAAAATTAGCTACTATAATTGATTTCACGGGCAAAGATAGGGGAATCTTTTTTCCTCTTCAATGGAATATTGTCCACAAGTATTTAAATTTGTCCATAATGCCTTCGGAAAGGGAGTGCGATGGTTAAAAAGGCAATTTATACATAGATTTGTACGATATTCTATTTTATGGGTAGACCATATCGCTTACTTTTGCACGACGTTATTCTAAATATGATAAGAACACTTTGATTAATGATAAAACTATGAAATGTACAAGCATCTTTTTTAGTTTGTTGGTAATAGCGACTTTTGTAGTTGCCCAGCCAAACTATGATTTTACTAAACTGAAACGAGAACATTTAGGACGTGGCGTAATTGCCATTCGTGAGAATCCGTCAACCGTAGTCGTTTCTTGGCGCTATCTTTCTTCTGATCCGATGGACGAATCCTTTGATATATACCGGGATGGTAAAAAGGTGAATAAACATCCGCTGAAAAATGCAACTTTCTTCCAGGATTCTTATCAGGGAACAGAACCTGCACTCTATACGGTAAAAGCTATAAAAGGTAAAACAGAAAGCAATTATCAACTGCCGGCAGATGCTCCGACAGGATATTTAAATATTCCTTTGGTACGCCCCGAGGGAGGTACTACTCCGTCCGGACAAGCATACACTTATGCTCCGAATGATGCCAGTATCGGTGATGTAGACGGGGATGGTGAATATGAGATTATTTTGAAATGGGATCCGTCCAATGCACATGATAACGCTCATGACGGTTATACGGGACCGGTGATTTTTGACTGTTATAAGTTGAACGGGCAGCAGTTGTGGCGTATCAATATGGGACGCAATGTACGCGCCGGTGCACATTATACACAGTTTATGGTCTTCGATCTGGACGGTGACGGCCGTGCGGAAGTGGTAATGAAGACCGGAGACGGAACAGTGGACGGAACGGGAAAGGTGATCGGTGATGCGAATGCGGATTATCGGAATGAGCGAGGACGTATTCTGACAGGCCCGGAGTATCTGACCATCTTTAACGGACTGACCGGAGAAGCAATGCAAACGATTGATTATGTGCCCGAACGTGGCAATCTGATGGACTGGGGCGACGGACGTGCCAATCGTAGCGACCGTTATCTGGCTTGTATTGCGTATTTGGATGGAGTACATCCGAGTGTGGTGATGTGCCGTGGATATTATACACGTACTGTATTGGCTGCCTATGACTGGGATGGTAAGAATTTGAAGAACCGCTGGGTATTCGACAGTAATAATCCCGGTTGCAGAGCTTATGCCGGACAAGGAAACCATAATCTTCGTGTAGGTGATGTAGATGGTGACGGCTGCGATGAGATTGTATATGGACAATGTACGATCAATAACGATGGAACCGGACTTTATTCTACCCGCATGGGGCATGGTGATGCTATGCATCTGACTCACTTTGATCCTTCCCGTCCGGGATTGCAGGTTTGGAGTTGCCACGAGAACAGAAGAGATGGCTCAACTTTCCGGGATGCAGCTACGGGAGAAATTATTTTCCAGATAAAGAGTAATACTGATGTAGGTCGTTGTATGGCTGCTGATATTGATCCTAATCATCCCGGAGTTGAAATGTGGTCTTTAGATTCTAAAGGTGTCAGAAATGTGAAAGGGGAAGTGATTGCTTCCAGAGTCAGAGGATTGTCTACGAATATGGCTGTCTGGTGGGATGGTGATCTCTTGCGTGAGTTGCTGGATCGTAATGTAGTCAGTAAATATAATTGGGAGAAAGGACTTTGTGAACGTATCGCTGTTTTTGAAGGTGCTCTTTCTAATAACGGAACAAAGTCAACTCCTTGTCTGCAAGGAGATATTGTAGGAGACTGGCGAGAAGAAGTATTGTTACGTACAGCCGATAATACAGCTTTGAGGCTTTATGTCTCTACCATTCCTACGGACTACCGTTTCCATACTTTCCTGGAAGATCCGGTTTACCGTATCAGTATTGCGACTCAAAATGTGGCTTATAATCAGCCTACTCAGCCCGGATTCTATTTTGGTCCGGAGTTGCGTGGCACTATATTCAGAGGATGTAAAATACCTAAAAAGTAAATTATGAATTATCGTATGATGACCGTTGCTGCGTTATTGGTAGCACTACCTGCCTGTGCGCAGAAAAAGAAAGCAGTAATCAATGATTCAAATACCCCCTTGCATTTACTGCAGCCTGCTTATCAGGGTACTTATGGTGATTTGACCCCCGAACAGGTTAAAAAAGACATCGATCGTGTTTTTGCGTATATAGATAAGGAGACACCGGCTCGTGTAGTGGATAAGAATACCGGTAAGGTGATTACGGATTATACTGCAATGGGGGATGAGGCGCAGCTGGAACGCGGGGCTTTTCGTCTGGCAAGTTATGAATGGGGTGTCACTTATTCCGCTCTGATAGCGGCTGCCGAAACAACAGGTGATAAGCGTTATACTGACTATGTTCAGAATCGTTTCCGCTTTTTGGCGGAAGTCGCTCCGCATTTCAAACGTGTCTATGAAGAAAAAGGGAAGACTGATTCGCAATTGTTGCAAATCCTGACTCCTCATGCGTTGGATGATGCGGGAGCCGTATGTACTGCCATGATTAAATTACGGTTGAAAGACGAGTCTCTTCCGGTTGACGGATTAATTCAGAATTACTTTGATTTTATCATCAACAAAGAATATCGTCTGGCAGACGGAACGTTTGCCCGTAATCGTCCTCAGCGGAATACTCTTTGGCTGGATGATATGTTTATGGGCATTCCGGCGGTAGCGCAGATGAGTCGTTATGATAAGGAAGCGAAGAATAAATATCTGGCAGAAGCCGTGAAGCAATTCCTGCAATTTGCAGACCGTATGTTTATCCCCGAAAAGGGATTGTACAGACACGGATGGGTGGAAAGCAGTACGGATCATCCGGCTTTTTGCTGGGCACGTGCCAATGGATGGGCGCTGCTGACAGCTTGTGAACTGCTGGATGTATTGCCGGAAGATTATCCCCAACGTCCGAAGGTGATGGATTATTTCCGTGCTCATGTGCGCGGAGTGACGGCGTTGCAAAGTGGAGAAGGATTTTGGCACCAGTTGCTCGACTGCAATGATTCTTATCTGGAAACTTCTGCAACTGCTATCTATGTATATTGTCTGGCACACGCCATTAATAAAGGTTGGATTGATGCGATAGCGTATGGTCCTGTTGCCCAGTTGGGATGGCATGCCGTCGCCGGAAAGATAAATGAAGAAGGACAGGTGGAAGGCACTTGCGTAGGCACCGGTATGGCTTTCGATCCGGCTTTCTATTATTATCGTCCGGTCAATGTATATGCGGCGCATGGATACGGACCGGTGCTTTGGGCAGGTGCGGAAATGATTCGTTTGCTCAACACCCAACATCCTCAGATGAATGACAGTGCCGTGCAATATTATCAGGAAAAGCAGAAGACGACAGCTCCTATCTTTGCGGTAGATA
This sequence is a window from Bacteroides thetaiotaomicron VPI-5482. Protein-coding genes within it:
- a CDS encoding glycoside hydrolase family 88/105 protein, with the protein product MNYRMMTVAALLVALPACAQKKKAVINDSNTPLHLLQPAYQGTYGDLTPEQVKKDIDRVFAYIDKETPARVVDKNTGKVITDYTAMGDEAQLERGAFRLASYEWGVTYSALIAAAETTGDKRYTDYVQNRFRFLAEVAPHFKRVYEEKGKTDSQLLQILTPHALDDAGAVCTAMIKLRLKDESLPVDGLIQNYFDFIINKEYRLADGTFARNRPQRNTLWLDDMFMGIPAVAQMSRYDKEAKNKYLAEAVKQFLQFADRMFIPEKGLYRHGWVESSTDHPAFCWARANGWALLTACELLDVLPEDYPQRPKVMDYFRAHVRGVTALQSGEGFWHQLLDCNDSYLETSATAIYVYCLAHAINKGWIDAIAYGPVAQLGWHAVAGKINEEGQVEGTCVGTGMAFDPAFYYYRPVNVYAAHGYGPVLWAGAEMIRLLNTQHPQMNDSAVQYYQEKQKTTAPIFAVDSE
- a CDS encoding rhamnogalacturonan lyase; the encoded protein is MKCTSIFFSLLVIATFVVAQPNYDFTKLKREHLGRGVIAIRENPSTVVVSWRYLSSDPMDESFDIYRDGKKVNKHPLKNATFFQDSYQGTEPALYTVKAIKGKTESNYQLPADAPTGYLNIPLVRPEGGTTPSGQAYTYAPNDASIGDVDGDGEYEIILKWDPSNAHDNAHDGYTGPVIFDCYKLNGQQLWRINMGRNVRAGAHYTQFMVFDLDGDGRAEVVMKTGDGTVDGTGKVIGDANADYRNERGRILTGPEYLTIFNGLTGEAMQTIDYVPERGNLMDWGDGRANRSDRYLACIAYLDGVHPSVVMCRGYYTRTVLAAYDWDGKNLKNRWVFDSNNPGCRAYAGQGNHNLRVGDVDGDGCDEIVYGQCTINNDGTGLYSTRMGHGDAMHLTHFDPSRPGLQVWSCHENRRDGSTFRDAATGEIIFQIKSNTDVGRCMAADIDPNHPGVEMWSLDSKGVRNVKGEVIASRVRGLSTNMAVWWDGDLLRELLDRNVVSKYNWEKGLCERIAVFEGALSNNGTKSTPCLQGDIVGDWREEVLLRTADNTALRLYVSTIPTDYRFHTFLEDPVYRISIATQNVAYNQPTQPGFYFGPELRGTIFRGCKIPKK